The DNA segment GTAATTTCTCATCTAGGTAACTGCTAGGTTTTCCCTACCTGAGTAACTGCTCACTTTCAGTGAACAATGGtcagttttgttattgttttttcttcGTTATATTTGTTctgaatatatttattgaaatgtagttttatgtcttttaaatcttttgtatgtttttgcacttcatttttttttgcctcaACATACTTCAACAAGATTTTTTGCCTCAATGCATTTTTCTTAtaactcatttttattaatacctatgtaacagattttaaaaattatttcttcaccAAATATTGTGTAGAGCAAAGCACTGCTCCGTACCATACTCCTTTAAATGAATTCAGACAAAACACAGCTCTAGTGTTTTAGTATTTTCTCACCTGCAAAAGAGTAGAGAGTTGTATTAGATCATCCATAAGATTCTCCAGCTCTGTGATTGTCTGTGGATAGGGCTATAGCTCATTTTTCCTACAACTGGATCATGTACTTTGTGAATTATGCATAACAAACTTTTATATGTACAGCCGACTTTCTGCTGCCTCTCATCATAGCTTTGAACCACTTCTCCTACTGTGAGATTGTGTGGGTTTAAAGAATAAAgagcattttaataatagcccAATCAAAATGTAATTAGGAAAAGGTAATTTGGTaccaaaaatattacataataccACATCAAAGATAAATTCCAGATATTTCTTATCATCTGCTATTTTAGATTACCATTTTCCCCCTCCACTAGTACAGGTATAATTCTTTCATCTTGGCTTTTTTAATGTACCAAAGACTAAACAGACTGTTAGCTGCAAATCTACTTCTGATACTTGTCACCGTCTCTCACTTTGTTTCGTATCAGCcacagtaaattttattttacatttttattgatgaCCACATCATATCTGTTAACATGTACTGCATAAgcaggttttcttttaaaaaaaatgtatttaacccAGCAGcaacttaaaaaacaaagtattttaaattaagacaTTATATTCCTTTTTCAGAGAACATGTAGACAAAACAAGTCTAAAGGGTGATCCAATTAAATACATTTCTATCTCTGGGGGCTAGGACCTCTGAGTTGGTTCTCAAAGTCTGCATGTTTCACATTCAGTACCTAACAAGATATTCCTCACTGTAAGCTTAAAGTAAGCAATGACATCACAATATGCATTACTCTGAGTTGTTTTCAAAACGTGCTGACCCTCTGAAAGTTTCCAAATGGCTTCTTTGTGTGCTGTTACAGACCATCTGGCTAGCTGTAGATAAACAAGTTTCAACATATGGGCCATAGCACATACATGGCTCTGCTCCACTAGTGCAGAAAATTAAGAAAGGGATGCTCTCATGATATGAGTAGCTAACTCATGCAAGAGAAGCAGGACCATGTAGTGGAGGGCCTGACCTAAGTGGCACACAGAATAGCTTAATTCCAGTTCCTTCTCTTCCACTCACTGGGCATGTCGCTGGATCACAGCAAGTCTTCTTTGTTTCctcatataaacatttttaaaaagtgccagtgaactcttgcctctctctccttccctccctccttctcattAAAACATACCCATTGTTGGCCTACCATATATATGTTCCCAGCATGGTGCTAGGTAATGGGCATATTGTTGAGAAAAACAGACATGGTCCCTACCCTTGAAGATTTACTGGACGATAATGAAGGCATACATCAAATAAATGAGATCAGGAGGAATATCACAAACCAAGAGGGAAAGCATGTGTGAAGGTCCTGAGATCAGAAGGAGTATGAACAATTTTTCAAGACTCCAGTATTTAGAAACATTTATAGCCATTAAACTGAAAACTAAATTGACAATGAAAATGCTGAAAGGGAAATTCCCACTATCTCCAGATGGTAATTCAATTATTATATTAGcataaactatttgaaaaaattaCCTGCATTTTCCATTCATATTTTTGACCCACTGCCTGCAATCAATGAACCTAATAAAACTATATGAAAATATGATCATCAAATACATGCACAAGCATATCAAGCCCATGACAACATAATCAATGCTTTCAGTTATGAAACAGTTGCTAGAAAATCGAGGAACTCTGAGTGTCTCCTGTTtaatatttacagaataaaacTAAAAGCTAAGGCAACAGTGATTCAGTTATCTCTTACAAGTAAGTGCTTTACTTCTCAAGCATGGTTTCCCAGTACTCAGTCTTGCCAGAAAATGACAGCTGATAACCATAGAGTGAGAATAGGAATAGTCCTTCTTGCTTGAACagtcattatatataaaatgttcatttcaATGATTTTCCCAATTCTTAGTTAAAACAAAAGCTGTGTCTTTGGCACAAATTATGTCATATGTGAAACTgtattaatgatttatttttctcatcccctttccatttctaccttttccttttatttgctgCCGTATATTTAAAGTACAGTCTACACATGAAGCTCAGCCTCTATAGCCAGAATGAAGCAGAGAGGTCAATAGTCGGGCATTCAAGTCAGGCAGGATAAGAAGCCAATATGAATCATGAAGgtcttaataaaaaattaaacaacacatttgaAAACCTGAATCAATCCAACTAACCATAGTGCCCTGTCTTACACTACAGGAAAGAAAAAGTCACTCCCTAAAACCTGTTACAGCACTTACTATACTATATTGTGACAAATCGAGACATGTTTGCCTTCTACCTGATGGCAAACTCTTAAAAGCAAGGACTGTGCCATACCCATCTTTGTCCCCTTGATGCCAGCAATGCTAATGTGCCAGGAGCCCAAACAATGCTCATTAATCAGATCAAGTAATGAACAgtcattgttttataaaaataaagtcactAAGTGAATGAATCCACAGTGAAATGTAATTGAAACCAGAGCTGTCTTAGCTACCTGTTAGGATTTTAGCAAACATGTAAAATGTCTGCCCTTCAGCCATTCTACAGACAGCAACATGTATGACATAAGACctttaattaaaaattgttaCTTACGTTGCTTTATTTCAGCTACAAATAAACTTTATTTGATGTAatgtaataaaacattttcaagttTAACAATATGTATCTGACcataaataatcatttaaattatgaatataatatatacgGTCACTTTAGCAAATTTGCGGTTCAGGAATTTGTACAAGCTTTGTCTGAAAGGACAGTGCCCTCCTCCCCTTTCAGGAAAGGTAGCTTTTCCCCATGTCTGGTAAGAAGCAATGTCAATGGGAGTTAGAAGAAGTCCATAATCCATGTCAGAATTCCACTTTATCCTGTGAGAGGACAGCTTGCTTTATTGTAGGAAAATAATATTCTCTTTCAGTTCACTCTTATCAAATAAAGAATTGCATTCATTTTTCCCCTTGTAGGTACAGGTACTCTTCTATTCTCATCTACTGTCTTTCGGTCTCCTTAGCTCTTAATTACTACAtagtgccatttaaaaaatatatatctgcaAAGAGACcttttctgtttcctcacctgccTTTCATGTCTACCATTTTTTGGTGGGTAGGGGTGGGAATCAGAGGACAGAATTGCTTAGGCACACATTTGATTTAAGATACATAGAACACAAAAACGAATTCTCTAGAAGGAGCAGACTGGTGTTCTGAAGCATTTCCCAAGAATGGTCCAGGTGACCTCGCTTCACACAATTTGGTTTAATACAATGCAGCTCAACAAGAATGAACATGTTTATGCCCCATCTCCAGAAGCATCACATTTCATGGAAAACCCATCATTCCCACACTTCTTCCACATAACATACAGTTATGGGCCAGCCCATGggtggcccactgcagccttgtagAAAATGAGAGTCAAAAACATGCCAATAATCATGTTAATTACAACGCAGTTGGGTACCACTTGAGTTTCACTGCGATAAAAATCCTCACAGAAGGCATCCCACTCCCCTCTCAAGACCCTTCAGAGCACAAGAAAAAGCTTTGCTCATGTTGTATGTTTCTCTCCATTCTGAGACCTGTTCCTGAGTTATACCATAATAAGTGAGTTAACAAAGAAAAGTACATTGGTGGGGAAATCACAGAGACCCTGCAGAAAAGCCAAACTATTTGACAGAAGCTTGAAACAAACACTGCTCTGGGAAATCATTTGTATTAGCTGATGACTGGATTCTGTTTTCTAACATGGACATGCAACATATTCAACACTACGCTCACCGCAGTTTGCTTGGAAAAGCCTTCTGTCATACAACAAAATACATTCTGTCTCATGAATGATTCCTGCATATTCACCACAACGCCTAGACTCAGAAGCATAGGAAGTGTGCACTGGAACTTTCTCCCACTTGCATGGATTTGGACATATGCAAAGCACCAGAAACTGCTTCCTTTCTGGAACTCAGTTCTGTTGGTGTGCTTACTGCTGAGATGATCTGCTATCTTAAACTGAGAACACACAATAGCACTGATCCACAGAAAAAAGGAGAAGTCACCATCTCCCTCATAAGATAGTGTGTACAACAGATCACCCTGTTTGTCACATTTTAGACATCCCAAGAAAGGACAGAAGCTGCATTCCATTCTGCAGACTCAGCAAATGACTTCCTTCTGTTTCCACCTCTATTTTGCCTTGTTTATTTCATCTCCATTGTTCTGCTTTCGATCATGAATCATGACCTTTTTTTCTACAGTAGTCAgcattttgtctaaaaaaaagagagagaaaaatagaaaataatttagcaGAACTGTAAATGTGAGTTTTCATTTTGTGGTGGGTGGACTTAATTTTTACAGCAGTCAGTAATTTGAATCATTTGTGGCTTTTAAGGGATTATGAGTATCcttcaagggaaagaaaaagtgttGTGACTCTTTTCATAAATTTCATAACTTCCACAAGTTGCCAAGGctttaatatatttacaaatcAGCCCCAAATAacccatttagaaattcaccttTTTAATACAGCTATAGCCAAAAATGACTTTGCTCTAAAAAATCCTTGCAAAATACTATTGCACCTGCCCCACTTGAAAAGAATAATGACTAAATAATGATTACCAGTGAGATGTGCTCTCTCCCTCAAACCTAGAAAGGTGTGTTATTGTAAGGTGTGGGTGCAGGGACCAAGAAACTTCACTCCTCTCCCTCGTTCCTAGATGCTCAGAAGTGGCATTAGTGATAGAGAAGTGTCAGCCAAGGGCTGAGAAAAAGTCCCTTTCTCCTGGTGTAAAGCCACTCCCCTGACTCTGCACCTCCACAGGCCTCAACTTACCACACTACATCATGTGCCTAAGAGCTAGGTCTATGAGGACCCAGGGACTGGGACTGTGCCCCTAATCTCCACCTACCCACCCCATCTAAAGCACCCCCTACCCTGCCATTTGGCTGTCTTGCCTGCAGTCCTGCTCTTCCTTCTTTGAGGTCCCCCTCTCAGCCCAGCCCTTCAGATGGGTGATCAATAGATGGATTTTGCTGGAGACATGGTTTCTAGCTTTTCCCCTCAGTCTCACACAATAACACCTGAGGACAagtactgcacttcagcccagacTCAGCACTCTAGGCTCCAGGTATCTGAAGAGGGGACTGGCAACCATCTGTGCTCCACAGACACGTTCCTAGCCCAGGGCCACTGTCTCTTCCCAGCACAGGAGAGACAGTGCTTTCTCCAGCTCAGCACGGCTCTGCTCACATAGTTCATGTTCTGAATTCCTCCAGACCACAGCACTATCTCCAAAGTCTCCCTTTCCTTGCTACCCACCTGCTAACCAATTGTGATGGTCTGGAGATTGTAGCACCCACACAGACACCTGTGGCCTCTTTTCTGGTCTCAACAGCACCCTCCTTGTGCAGGCCCTCCTGCAATTTATGGCAATTCAAAGCAAATCCATAagtaaatcaaatttaaaaagaaaaaaagaatccttgATTATATTTCATTATCATATTTGGTTTTATATTACCAAATATAAATACTTGTGAATTCTGTGAATACTTGTGAAAAGGATTAAAATTGATAGCAGTAAATTAAAATTACCAGTGCAAAAGTATTCACAGCTTTTCCTCCATCTATTCACTTCATTACCCCAGGGAAAATTTTCGAGTGCCTGATGAACTCCTGAGGTTCTGGTTATGCTGatcaagaaaatggggaaaaatggGTAAATATTTGGGAGTAGGAACAgtcttacaggtttatacaggaaagaaagaaactattatGTAGGAGAATACGTAGAGCCAAGAAGGCAGAGCAAGGTGAAAAGGTAAGAGAGACTAGAAGCCCAGAAGCTAGATGGGAGGAAAAGAGCTGGAGAAAGCCCAGAGTCTAGAGGAGCCCAGAATCTGCAGGGTGGCCACAAGATGAGTGAGAGCTAGAAAGAGGCAGGGGGAGCAAAGGGTTCTGATTACAAGTCTCCTACTAGCCACCACCACCTCTGCAGCCACCCCAGCACACTAGATTAAAAGCTTCCACAGACTTCAACTGTCCCTTACTCATCTTTCTATCCTACCATGCCTGGTTCCATGCTTTGTACATGGCAGACCCTCAAATGTTTCTGGGAAAAACAAGCCAATGAAGAGACTCCTTACATCCATTTTCTACATTCGGAGTTATCCACACAGTGCTACTGCATCAGTCTTGACCATTTTGATGACTCCATTCCCCTACTTGCAGATTCACTGATCCTACTTGCAGATTCACTGATGGCTTACTACTACAGAGTGTCCCAAATTTAGCATTAAGGACTAGGTACTTCTTTGTTGGGGGGTGGGCGGGGGGTTGCTGGCCTGTATACTGTAAAATCCTTAAGAGCagccctggcctctacccagtaGATGCCAGTAGTGTGCCACCCAgacttgtgacaaccaaaaatccCTCCAGAAATGGCCAAATGTCTACAGAGAGTTGGGATGGGAGGCAAAATTACTCCTGATTAAGAACCATTTGTCAATATTAAAAGTCCAAATTCTTGGAGCTAGCATAGAAGATCCTTTATAATTTCATCTCAATCTACTTTTCTGCTTTGATCTCTAACAGTTCCTGCACCCAAATGCTTAGCTTCAGCCAGATGGTCCTTTGTATAAGCTCCCACATTGGTGCCTTTACAAAAAAAGTCCTCTTCACCTAGAATACCATTTCTGCTCTCCTTTCACTATAAATGCTTTGACCAACTTCATAGACATGCTTGAGTTCATATCCTTCAGGAAGTCTTCTCTGATTAGGGTTAGTGTAAGCTCTgagttattttcctttcctttgaatcCCATAGTTTTTCCTGTCTCCACCTTTCCTTATTACAGAAAGGTTGCCATGTGCATATGTCTTAGCCTAgccaggctgctataacaaaatcccATAAActggtagcttataaacaacagaaatttatttcttatagttcgagaggctgagaaatccaagatTAAGCCACCAATAGATtccatgtctggtgagggctcgcTGTCTGCTTCATAGATGGTAACTTCTAGCTGcttcctcacatggtagaaggtatgaacaagctccctcaggcctcttttataagggcaataatcccattcatgagggccctgccctcatgacctaattacctcctaaagaaTCCACATTTTCATAGTATTGCATTGGGAATTtggtttcaaaatatgaattttgcaggagacacaaacattcaggccatagcaaCATATGTCTGTTTGTGTAAGGTATATCCAACAAAATTATGTGCATAAGGACATGAAAGATATCATCTGTTTTCTCTATCTTCCTCAATGCATGGCAGCCATATTAGAAATTTCCTAAAGTTGATGGATATTTTTAGGCTAATCATCCTTAATGAAGTGGATATTCTGTAATTATAAATTCAAACTGAGAGAAATGCAAAGAAGATACAGCAGACtatggcctgtgggccaaatACAACTGGCAGCccctttttgtaaataaagttttattggtacACGGGCCTATCTGTTTACTTATGTCAGTGACAAATTACTCATCAGTGAGATGAGTAGTTTCAATAGAGACCATATGGCtagcaaagcttaaaatatttaccactTGGCCCTTCACAGttaaagtttgctgacctctgtctTAAGCTTACAGGAAAACAACACCCAAGCCTCCAGACTAGCTAAAGATACAAAGGCAAATATCTTTAGACTTTATGttagctgatttatttttataaaaggcaCAGTAGCATAGAAGTTAAAAGCACTTTTGAACACAGATGTCCTGGGCTCAAATCCAGCTCTATCACTCTCTCTATGACTGTGGGGGAAATCATTTGACTTCTCCACGCccttgttttgttattttcagaatggaaatgaagaaaactaaCCTATCATAAACTTTTGAGGATTAATTGATCAAATTCACATAAAGTGCTCAGCAAAGTGTCTGAGAGTGAATCCTCAGCAAACgcatgttattattttaaactggAAAACCTTTTTGTGCTACATTTTAAAGATTACCATTTTATGATCTATCTGAATTACCTATGAAAAAATGATTCTCAAGTTTTTTGACCCTATGGATGCATGCAAATATAGCAGTGTTTCCTTGCTCATGACTTTATCTGTTCTTTCCTACTTTATACACTGGCTGCTTAACTGGATCCCCTGCCACCCATCTTTCCCTTGTCTGCCCTCCTCACTATTGCCAGAGAGACCTTCCCATGTTACTCCTGAGAACTAAAACCAACACGCTTTCCTTTTCCTGTGCTAAAAAATGCTGGAGCCAGGCAAAATAACCCAGCTATGTGTTCTAGTAAATAGTCACTTTCAGAAGACTATATGCCAACAAAAATAGCCTACTTATCAAGACTAGTTTGCTCATTAACACTCACTTCACAGCCCTCATCTAGCTGTACTTACCAGTCTAAAGCTATTATGTCATAAACTCTGCCTAATCCTCACCAGTTCCCCACCTTCAAATCACCCAGCCCAAGCCCCAAAACCCTATCAATATCCTTGCCTTATTTCCTTCATCTGAGAAACTACTGAGGCTGTCTAGGAGTGGATACCACTCATAGTACAGTAAGTCTAATAAACTTTACTCACTTAGAGTAACAAGTCATTCTCATTGTCTTCTTAGAGAGCTTATGGCTAGTCTCTAGCTCAAAAATATTCTGAGACTCTTCACTGCCTATATACTGAAGTCACTTGACAAGTATTATTGCATAACATTCAATACAAGCATCGGGGTGATTCATATCACAGCTACCACTTAGGGACTGTGTGAACATAGGTCAGTTACTTTATGTTCCTGAGCCTTAAGTTGTTCTTCTGAAAAGTGGGGATGCTAGAAGCACCTATTTTGCAGGTAGCATGATGCATAGCATGTAGCGGGTGTTCAATAATGGTTAGcagttattacttttatttatcatctattatgtgtcaagcactgtacTAGATTCTGCAGAAAGAAATCTGATTAAGACACTGTTCCTTCTgtgaaggaattcagaatctggtGGGAAAATCCTAACGGTCAATTCAACGAACTCTTACAGGCATAGTAAGATCTCTGGGTTTGCTTATAGTACATGTTCTAGAacttaaaattacattattttttaatgctacTTTTTATATTGTGAACAATCTCGTGTACAAAAGAGTATATAGAAGTAAACATGAATGCCTGTGAAGCTACACTCAGCTTAAGAATTAGCATAGCTGTAGTCTTCCAACTTTCAGTTGTAAGATAAAGGCAGTCCAGTATAAGAAAAATGAGTAGCACCGGGATTCAGATGATGTGGAATCTAGACTTAGTTGTGACACTAGCTAAGTGTGAGACATCTCACTTTTCAACTCCCAGTTAGCTCTTCTGTTGAAAGACAGGGGTGGACAAGATGACCAGGAAGGTCCCTCTCTGCTAGAGTGGTCCCTGGTTCTCTAGTCTACTCCTCCCTGCCAGGCTCAGTGAAGAAGGACACCTCCAACATTAATCTGCTCATTCTCTCACCAGAACCTTCCAATTTTTCATTCCAAGTTTATTTTCCCCCTGACTTTCAAACGTGAAGAAATCTCCTCTACCTCACATTTAAAACAAAGTCTTCATCAGACATGTTGACACCTCTAACTAGTATACTATCTCTTTCCTTTACAATGCCACATTTTTAACATGTGGGTCACTTCtgaaatttccatttctctatcaCCATCAGATCCTTTTTCAGATCCCAAAAACCTATTGTAATTGCTTCCTTGAAAGTCACTAAGACTTCTTAGACCAATTCTTGGTTCTCACCTGCCAAGATGGGCAGGAACATTTCCTAAAAGCTCCTGtggctctttttcttttattttttagaggcgagtcttgctctgtcaaccaggttggagtggcatgatcatagctcactgcataatccaacccctgggctcaagctatcctcctgcctcagcctcccaagtggctaggattacagaggCGCTCCACCATGTCCGGCTCTTGCAGCTTTTAAGACCTTGCCTCATCCTGGCATCTCCCCACACTAACCACTCTTCTTTTTCCTGGGCTGCCTCCTTTCAGCCCAGGTGAATGTAACTGCATACTAAAAAGATCATTGTGCCTCCTACCTCAAAAGAAGAATTTATCTGTGAAGGATGAGGTTATCAAAAAAGTTTTACTGGACAGAAGAATAATAACaactaaaataataatgttaCACAAATTCAGATGTAAGGATATCATTTGGATGTCATTTatggagaaagaagggaaaatatcATCTGCCTTGTTGTCAATCACATCAATTGCAATTCATCAGCAAATTAGTCTCATCTACCAATCCAACTAAGTACCTATTTTTGGCTTTTGGAATTTTACTGGGTGGAAGACTGGAGTCTATACTGTTGTCAATTCAAAACTGGTATGTTTAGTAAAAACTAAGCTAGCTACTCGTTCAGGAAGCTTTCTGTGATGTGCCTCAAAAAGCTGCATAAAAGGGTTTGGGGGATAAAAGGAAAATAGTGATAAATGACCTTACAGCACAAACTCAGGTCTCTCTGGCCTCTCAGCAAGCTTCAGGGCTTCGTGCATGCCTGCAGCCGAGAGCTTCCGGTTGATATTCCGGTACTGGCACTGGAGCAGGCTGCGATAGGTGGTCCTCAGGTCCCGGTTGAAGAAGGCATATATAAAAGGGTTAATGAGAGAGTTTGCATAGCCTAGCCACAGAAATGTCCTCTCCACCCACAGCGGGATGCAGCTGCAGGAAGTGCCACAGATGAAGGGTCTGGCTGTCGAGAGGAGGAAAAATGGCAGCCAGCACACGGTAAAGGCCCCGACGATGATCCCCAGGGTGGTGGCTGCTTTCTGTTCCCGCTTAAAGATGGAGATGTTTTTCCTTTCATGCTTGAGGAGTCTCGAAAGGTTTGCACACTCTTCCACCTCCTTCTGGAGCTTCACTATGCCATTCAGGGCGATGACGCTGTCTGGCTCCACTCGAGGGAAGCCAGGGAACTTGTGTTTGGCAGCACTCTTCCTGGCAGCCTTGTAAATCTGGTAGTACATGAAAAGCATGACGGACATGGGGATATAAAATGCCACTGCGGTAGAGTAAATCGTATAGCCAAAGTCCTGGCTGATCAAGCACACCTTATCATCATTTACATTCTGAGCCCATCCAAAGAGTGGAGGTAAGGTGATGGAGGCGGAGAGAAGCCAGACGGAGAGAATCATCTTCGCCATGCATTTCCCATTCTGCCTCACAGGGTATGTGAGGGGCCTTGTGATCCCAAGGTACCTAGTGGAGAGATGGAAAGATAACAGATGAACACCATGATCATAACTGGTCAACGAAGCAAGTCCTGCCAGCCAGGTACCAGCGCCAGTCCTCGCAACAGCCCTTCTAGGTAGGCATCATTACTCCCATTTTGCAGAAAGGTAAACTAAGGCTCTGAGATGTTACCTATTTTATTCCGGGTCACACAGAGGCATCGCCAGATTGTAGCCTGAGAGCCCTCTGACTCTAAAGTCAGTCCATGCTTTGTGCATGCCTTATAGTTTTTCACAATCCACGTAGTcaacaaagtttaaaaagctCCCCCTCCCCATGACCACAGCCACCAAAATCAACCAGGACAACATATCAACTCTGATGTAGGATGTTGTGACACATTCTCAAAACTTAACCAAGGTCTACCACACTCTGGTATTATACACCCAGTGATCACCCCAGCTGTCTTAATTTAGGCCAgcttttaattcattttagcTTTCCCTCTGCATTACAGCAAAAGCACTTCTTTAAGATCACACAGATTCGTGAGATAATTTGGGAATCCTAGAGTGTTGAAATGGTTAGCAGAAAatgatcatttttcttcttattatgaTTTTACCCACAGAAAATTCTCACACAACAGCCATGTCAGAGGAACAATCTAAGAAATAAAAGCAGCCTGACTTCTCTCTCCAGTTCTTAGGAGAATCACAAAACAAGGGTGCAATTCTGAAAAATGTTAGGGAAATCCAACATTTTCTCTGTGCTTAGTTCTATAGAGGGAATAAATATTACTCCAAGTCTGTGATCAAGGATTTGTAATGCAAACAAGTCTGTGCACACAGAGAAAACATACACAGAAAAGATGTTCTGCCAAATGCTTaatatttttcagcttttcaaACCTGTGTTTTCCTCATATTTAATAGTCTTAGAGTCTTTTTTGGAAAGCTAGGAGCACTTGAgaagcaaagacagaaaaaaagctggtcattttgttgttgttgtttttacttccTTTATGTGTATAAAAGATACATTCTtgaaacataaaaaggaaagatacaGAGAGTCCCTAACTTACCAACAGGTTATTTTCTGAAAGTTAGTTAGTAGGTTAGAACTCAAAAAACAATTTCTGCTAGAAATATCCTTTAATACTTAAATTATCCCACAAAAGTCCAAAATCATACTTTCACAATGAAAATTAGCATCACTATAACACTTACAGGAAGACAATACTgaaatatagtaaaaaataatgagCCAGATGTTCTTACTCCTCTAGAATTCTTTCCTTCAATAAGTATTAATGGAGCTCATTTTACTGGACAGGTTCTGTTCCAGGTGTTGGGGATAGGACAGTGAGTAGA comes from the Pan troglodytes isolate AG18354 chromosome 8, NHGRI_mPanTro3-v2.0_pri, whole genome shotgun sequence genome and includes:
- the HTR7 gene encoding 5-hydroxytryptamine receptor 7 isoform X2, with the translated sequence MMDVNSSGRPDLYGHLRSFLLPEVGRGLPDLSPDGGADPVAGSWAPHLLSEVTASPAPTWDAPPDNASGCGEQINYGRVEKVVIGSILTLITLLTIAGNCLVVISVCFVKKLRQPSNYLIVSLALADLSVAVAVMPFVSVTDLIGGKWIFGHFFCNVFIAMDVMCCTASIMTLCVISIDRYLGITRPLTYPVRQNGKCMAKMILSVWLLSASITLPPLFGWAQNVNDDKVCLISQDFGYTIYSTAVAFYIPMSVMLFMYYQIYKAARKSAAKHKFPGFPRVEPDSVIALNGIVKLQKEVEECANLSRLLKHERKNISIFKREQKAATTLGIIVGAFTVCWLPFFLLSTARPFICGTSCSCIPLWVERTFLWLGYANSLINPFIYAFFNRDLRTTYRSLLQCQYRNINRKLSAAGMHEALKLAERPERPEFVLQNADYCRKKGHDS
- the HTR7 gene encoding 5-hydroxytryptamine receptor 7 isoform X3; this translates as MMDVNSSGRPDLYGHLRSFLLPEVGRGLPDLSPDGGADPVAGSWAPHLLSEVTASPAPTWDAPPDNASGCGEQINYGRVEKVVIGSILTLITLLTIAGNCLVVISVCFVKKLRQPSNYLIVSLALADLSVAVAVMPFVSVTDLIGGKWIFGHFFCNVFIAMDVMCCTASIMTLCVISIDRYLGITRPLTYPVRQNGKCMAKMILSVWLLSASITLPPLFGWAQNVNDDKVCLISQDFGYTIYSTAVAFYIPMSVMLFMYYQIYKAARKSAAKHKFPGFPRVEPDSVIALNGIVKLQKEVEECANLSRLLKHERKNISIFKREQKAATTLGIIVGAFTVCWLPFFLLSTARPFICGTSCSCIPLWVERTFLWLGYANSLINPFIYAFFNRDLRTTYRSLLQCQYRNINRKLSAAGMHEALKLAERPERPEFVLRACTRRVLLRPEKRPQVSVWVLQSPDHHNWLAGG
- the HTR7 gene encoding 5-hydroxytryptamine receptor 7 (The RefSeq protein has 1 substitution compared to this genomic sequence); the protein is MMDVNSSGRPDLYGHLRSFLLPEVGRGLPDLSPDGGADPVAGSWAPHLLSEVTASPAPTWDAPPDNASGCGEQINYGRVEKVVIGSILTLITLLTIAGNCLVVISVCFVKKLRQPSNYLIVSQALADLSVAVAVMPFVSVTDLIGGKWIFGHFFCNVFIAMDVMCCTASIMTLCVISIDRYLGITRPLTYPVRQNGKCMAKMILSVWLLSASITLPPLFGWAQNVNDDKVCLISQDFGYTIYSTAVAFYIPMSVMLFMYYQIYKAARKSAAKHKFPGFPRVEPDSVIALNGIVKLQKEVEECANLSRLLKHERKNISIFKREQKAATTLGIIVGAFTVCWLPFFLLSTARPFICGTSCSCIPLWVERTFLWLGYANSLINPFIYAFFNRDLRTTYRSLLQCQYRNINRKLSAAGMHEALKLAERPERPEFVL
- the HTR7 gene encoding 5-hydroxytryptamine receptor 7 isoform X1, whose amino-acid sequence is MMDVNSSGRPDLYGHLRSFLLPEVGRGLPDLSPDGGADPVAGSWAPHLLSEVTASPAPTWDAPPDNASGCGEQINYGRVEKVVIGSILTLITLLTIAGNCLVVISVCFVKKLRQPSNYLIVSLALADLSVAVAVMPFVSVTDLIGGKWIFGHFFCNVFIAMDVMCCTASIMTLCVISIDRYLGITRPLTYPVRQNGKCMAKMILSVWLLSASITLPPLFGWAQNVNDDKVCLISQDFGYTIYSTAVAFYIPMSVMLFMYYQIYKAARKSAAKHKFPGFPRVEPDSVIALNGIVKLQKEVEECANLSRLLKHERKNISIFKREQKAATTLGIIVGAFTVCWLPFFLLSTARPFICGTSCSCIPLWVERTFLWLGYANSLINPFIYAFFNRDLRTTYRSLLQCQYRNINRKLSAAGMHEALKLAERPERPEFVLERTKELTSLQHQVFLSTNKTSWAIS